The genomic segment GGGCAGCGCGAAGCGCGGCGGGTGGTGCACCGCGATCGAGACCGGCTCCTCGCGGCCGGCGACGCGCGCGAGGAAGCTCGAGGCGGTGCCGAGCCGACGCTTGCCCTCGTCGTCGTAGCGGATCTTGCCGACCGTGAGGTGCACCTCGCTCGCCGCGGTGGCGTCGGGCTCGTCCATCACCGACGCGATCGAGTAGGCGCGGAACATCTCCGGCGGCACGACGCGCGCGATGTGCTCGGTGGAGGTCAGCGGCGCCTCGACGAGCCGACGCGGATCCCAGCCCTCGGCGCGCAGCATGTCGAGCAGGTCCCAGAGCTCCCAGCGCTCGGTCGTCTGCTCGCGGATCGCGTCGAAGAGGAGCTCACTCTGGGTCACGGCGTGGAGCGCCTCCGCCATGCGGGGCTCGACCGGTCGCAGCCGCCCGTAGCGGAGCAGCTCGCGCAGGGTGAGGCTCTCGGGCCGCTCGCGCCCGGGTCGGAACGAGACCGCGTCTCTCCACTCGTCGGTCAGCGCGATCGTCTCGTCCCCCGAGCTCGACAGCGCCTTCAGGGTGCGCTCGATGAGCTCGGGATCGCTCTCGGGCAGCACGTAGCAGCGGTCGCCCGGCTCGTAGCGCACCCCCGCGCCCTTCACGTCGAGCACGACGTGCTGCACCCGCTCGGTCCCGCGCTCCGTGGTCTTGCGCGCCTCGAGAACTCGCGCCGGGTGAGCGCCGTGCGGGAAGCTCGCCATGCGCTCCTTGCGCGCGTACTCCAGCTCGGAGTCGACCTGATCCCAGGTGCGGTCCGAGAACACGCCCGAGAAGCCCCCGATGGTGACGCTGCGGCCCACCTTGAACGCCAGCTCGAGGTACCCGTAGACCTTCATCCGGTGTCGACCCAGGAAGCCTTGCTGCCCGGCGTAGACCTGGATCGCGTCCTTGAGCAGGCCCGACAGCCAGGGCTTGTCGACGCGGGAGACGTAGTCGGTGATCGAGACCTCCCCCGTGGCGGCGATGATCTCCTGCCAGTACTTGGGGTAGCCGCTCCGGAGCGCCTTGATCTCCTTGCCGAGGAACGTGGCGTGCCCGCGCCGCCCGAAGAAGGTGTCGAGCAGGTTGAAGATCGGAGACGAGGTCCCGCTCGGGCCCTGCACGCCCTCCACGAAGGGCACGGCGAACGGCGCGACCGTCTTCGCCCACACCACGGGGTCGACGTGGTGCGGGCCGTGCGGGTTCGGGTTGATCTTGAGCAGCGAGTCCCGGACCACCCGCTCGAGGGCCTCCATGATGAGGTGGAGCTCCGTCTCGAGCCCGTCCGGATCGTCGCGCGCCACCGACTCCTGCGCGCGGACGACGGCGCCGATCACGGGGCTGCACCGGCTGAGGATCTCGAACTGGGTCAGATAGAAGACCCGCTCCTCCTGGTTGTCCACGGTCGGGAACGCCAACTGCATGTTCTCGACCCGTCGCGGGTCGTCCGCGTTCGGATCGCGCAGCCGCCAGTTGTAGACGATGAGATCGATGTAGCTGAGGACCTCTTGCGGGCGATGCAGGCGCCGGCGGACCTCGGCCCACGGCTCGCTGAGGCTGGGCGGCAGGCGCTCGGGCGGCTGCGTCTCGACGTACCAGTAGGCGTGCGCGAGCATCCCCAGCACGGCGCCAGCCCGGAGCAGGTGGGCGTCGTCGAGGTGGTCGGGGTCGGCGGGCAAGACCTCCATGCGGTCGATCCGGCGCCGGAGGCCCAGCGTGCGGTAGAGCCCGGTGAGGTCGGCCATCGCCTCGTCCCAGGCGGCGTGGCTCGACGGCAACCCGAGCCGCGGCGGCTCGATCGGGGCGAAGCCGTGGACCTCCGAGAGGAAGCCGAGGTTCTCGTGGCCCAGCCGGCGGTTCGTCTGCTCCGCGTCGGTGAGCACGCGGCGTGAGGGGACGAGGATCTCGCCGTGTCGCTCGTGGGCCTTCGAGGGGTCGAAGGTGTGGGCCGCCCGGGCGGCGGACGCGATCCGCTCGGCGCGGCCGGTCTTGCGGGGCCCGTACTGCAGACGACCGACGTACCGATAGACCCGCTCGAACTCGTGAAGGTACCCGTCGAGGTAGCCGCGCTGCTCGTCGGTCAGCTTGCCTTCGCTGATCTCCGCGAGCGTCTCCGAGCCGTCGCTCGTGTCCATCCGCTTGAGGAAGAACAGCGTCGCGTCGCGCCCCGCGAAGAGCCGCTCGAGGTACGCGTGCTCTGGCGGCGCCTTGGACATGTCGAAGACCGCGCCCGCCAGCGCGACGTGAGAGCTGCGGCTCGCCAGCTGCTCGGGCGTGAGCAGCTCCCCCTCCACCGGGTGCTCGAACGGAGGCGGCTCGGGGCGCTGGACCACCGGCAGATCACGGAGCCATTCCACGTAGTCGTCGCGGAGCCCCGCGTCCCTCGCCCCCTGGACGAGGATGTTGCGGTAGCGCAGCGAGGGGTGCCCCTCGGGCACGACGCGCGCGGGCAGCCCCACGTAGACGTACGCGACGCGTCGCTCCCCGTCGTAGGTCTCGACCTCGAGCTCGCGCCGAGCGTACGCGACGTCGACCGCCTCGAGCTCGTCGAGCACGGGCAGGTATCGATCGTCGCACGCGTACAGGACGCCGTGCACCGCACGTCCCTCATCGGGGACGATGTTGCCGGTGCAACCTTCGATCGCGAAGAAGTTCGGGACGGTGAACGCGAGGCGCCAGTCGCGCAGGATCGCGGGCTCGGCCCGGTCGGATTCGACGCCCTTCGCCGCGAGGCTCGTGGCGCTCATGTTCGAGCCGTATCCGAAGTAGTGGAACAACTGGCTTCCCCTCGACCCGCGAAACCCCACCGCCAGCGGCCCCGGTTCTCGTCTGGGGAGAAGCGTACACCCACCGGGGGGCCCGGCAACGCAAACGCGGATCTCGCGACTCCCTACCGTCTCGTCCGCCACGCCTGTTAGGATGCGGCATGGCTGCGTCAATCCCGGAAGAGCACAGGCGGGGGCGCTACCTGCTGAGCCAGCGCCTCGGCGTGGGCGACGTCGCCGAGGTGTACCTGGCGCAGCTCGAAGGGGAAGGCGGGTTTCGTCGGGACATCGTGCTCAAGTGTTTGCGCCCCGAGCTCGGCCGGGAGCCCGAGCGCGTCCGTCTCTTCCTGGAAGAGGCAAACCTCGTCGCGCAGCTCCGGCATCCCAACATCGTGCAGGCGCTCGACCTGTCCCGTGATGGTGCCGATTACTTCATGGCGCTCGAGCTGGTCGACGGCCCCTCGCTCGCCAACTTGATCGGCTACACGCGCGGCGTGGGCACGCGCATCCCCGTCGAGATGGGCGCGCACGTGATCGCGGAGGCCGCACGCGGACTGCACTACGCGCACGAAGCGCAGGGCGCAGAGGGCCAGGGCGTGGTCCACCGCGACGTGCGGCCGGGCAACATCCTCATCTCCCAGCTCGGGGAGGTGAAGGTCGCGGACTTCAGCGCCGCGCTGTCGTCTTCGTCGCGGTGGGCCGCGCGCAGCCGCATGCGAGGCAGCGGCTACGTCGCGCCGGAGCAGACCGCGGGCGGAGAGCTCGATCGTCGCGCGGACATCTACGCGCTCGGCGTCGTGCTCTGGGAGATCGGGACGGGTCGGCCCCTCGTGTCCAACGAGGCGGGACCCGAGGGCCCCATCGACATCCCGCCCCCCTCCGAGCTCGACGAGCGGCTCGACTTCCGCTTCGACGCCATCGTCGCCCGCGCGACCGCGCCCGACCCGCGAGACCGCTACGCGACCGCGCACGAGCTGGCGGACGCGCTGCGGGACTGGCTGAGCGCGTTCGGTCGACCCACCGGCCGCGAGGAGCTGGCCGACTGGATGACCACCGCCTGTCCGGACCTCGGCCCGGGCGGCCTGACGCCGCTGGAGGCGACGACCGACTCCGGCGTCTTCCCGACGCCCACCGAGACCGTCGCCCCGCCGCCCCCGGATCCCGATCTCCCGGAGACCGAAGACGCGCTGCTCGGCCGGGACGAGGAGCTGCGGGCCATGGACGGCGCGATCGTGCGCGGGCGCCGCGTGCTGTGTCTCTCCGGGCGGGGCGGCGTGGGCAAGACGCGCGCCGCGGTCACCTGGGCCGCGCAGGTGCGCGACACGACGGGCGCGCGCGCCGTCTTCTGCGACGCCCAGCAGGCGAGGACCGCGGAGGACGCCGCGCACCTCGTCATCGCCAAGCTCGCGCCGTCGAGCGTGCAGCCGCGGGGCTCGCGGGATCCCGTTCAAGACGCGGGCGAGCTGCTGGCGAGCGCCGGCCCGTCGGTGGTGGTCTTCGACCAGCTCGATCAGCTGCTCGAGGAGGCCGGGGGGCTGTTCACGCCCTGGCTCGAGCGCGCCCCGGAGGCCATCTTCGTGATCACGTCGCGCGAGCCGCCGAAGCTCGCGCAGGCCGAGCAGATCGCGCTCGAGCCGCTCGCCGGCTCCTACGGGGACGAGCTCCGGGGCCCCGCGGCGGACCTGTTCTTCGCGCGGCTCGAAGAGGTGGGCGGCGAGGAGGCGGTCCAGCGCTGGCGCGACCCCGAGCGCCTGCGGGAGGTCGAGCGCGTGCTCCGTCGCCTCGATGGGCTGCCGCTCGCCATCGTCGTGACCGCGGCCCGCGCCGCGAACGAGACGCCCTCGGGCATGGCGGCCGAGCTCCGCCCCTCCTCCCCCGGGGTCGTCGAGGACGTCACCGAGGCGGCGCTCCGCGACGCGTGGAACGACTGCAACGGCGAGGAGCGGAGCGCCCTCCTCCAGTGCTCGGTGTTCCACGGCTCGTTCACCGGCATCTCGGCCACCGCGGTCCTGCGCGTCGAGTCCGCCCCGAAGGCGCTCGCGGCGCTGGTCGACAAGTCACTGCTCTTGCAAGAGGGCGGGCGCTTCCGGCTTCACCAGAGCGTGCGCGATCTCTGCGCGAGCGTGACGGACCCCGTGCTCGTGGAGGCCGCGCGCGAGCGGCACGCGGCGTACTTCCTCGACGCGGGCGAGGGCCTGCTGAGCAGCCTGCGCGGGCCCGGCGCGGGGCGCGCGTTCGCCTTGCTCGGGACCGCCGAGGCCGAGCTGCGCGGCATCCATGGGCTCGCCGTGGCCCAGCGCGACGGCGACCGCGCGATGCGGGCCGCGCTCTGCCTCGAGCCGACCCTCGCGCGGCGCGGAGACCACCGCAGCCTCGTGGCGCTGCTCGAGCTCGCGCGGAGCGCGGGGCCGCGGCCGTCCCTCGCCGCCCGGGGCGCGCTCGCCGAGGCGCGCGCTCACGGCTGGCAGTTCGATTTCCAGCCTGCCCTCGAGGCGGCCAACCGCGGCCTCGATCTGGCGAAGAACGCGGGCGAGCCCGAGCTGATGGCCGAGGCGCGCAGCGAGCTCGCGATGGTCGAGGTGCGCTGCGGCCAGGGCACCGACGCCGCCAAGCGGTATCGCGACGCCCTCGCCGCGATGCGCGAGGCGGGCGACCGGCGGGGCGAGGGCGTGGTGCTGCTTCGGCTGGCCAACCTGCTGAGCGAGCAAGGCGAGACCCAGGCCGCGACGATGATGTACCGCGTGGCGCTCGAGGCGAGCCGCGACGCGCAGGACCGCGTGTACGAGGGCATCACCCTGAGCAACCTCGGCGCGCAGCTGCTCGACGACGGCCGCCCCGATCAGGCCCACCAGGCGCTCTACCTCTCCGAGGAGATCTTCCGCGAGCTCGGCGAGGAGCGCTACGGCGCGGTCTCGCGTGGGCTCATCGGCTACGCGGTCGCCCTGCAGGGCAGCTGGGAGCAGGGCGCGGAGGCCGTCGAGCGCGCCGTCGAGACGCTCCAGCGCATCGGCGAGCGGGGCGTCATCGTGTTCTTCCTTGGCGTGCTCGTCTCGGCGCGCGCGCGCCTCGGTGACGACGCCGCGGCGCGGAAGTGGGCGGCGCACATGACGGGCGTCGCCGCGTCACTCCGCGGCACCCCGGTCGAGCACATCACGGGATTGCGCAAGGGCCACATCGAGCTGCTCGACGCCGCGAAGGCGGCGGCCGAGGGAGACCGGGTCGAGGCCACTCGGCTGATCGAGTCGGCCCGCGCGCGCGCGCAATCGGCTCCGCGAGACGTCCTGACGACGCTCCGGATCGCGGCGGCGGACCTCTGGGAGCACAGCGAGCAAGTGGAGGACGAGATCCTCCCGACGCGGCGTCGGAAGTCCTCCCTCGGGCGGATCCGGCTCGTGAAGCGCCCCGACGATCCGTGAATTCCTTCAGCCGGCTCAGCGCGGCGTGGACCAGGCCTCGAGCGTCGCGCGCTTCTCGGGGAGCATGTAGAGGGACGGATCGTCGAGCGCCTCACGCACCGCCATCTTCGCGCGCGGGCCCAGCATGTCGAGGCGCTGCCGGGCGCCCGGGTCGTTGCGGTTGAGCAGCACGTAGACGAGCTCCGTGCCGAGCCGGCGGGCCGCGTGATCCTCCGCCGCGAGCAGCTCGAGCCAGAGATCGGGCACGAGCGGCAGGTCGGCGCCGCATCGCGCCGCGACGCGCGCGCGGATGGCGCCGCGGAGCCCCGCGTCGACGATCCCGGCGAGCGCCGCCTCGTCCCCCAGCTCGGCCAGGCCGAAGGCCGCCCCCTCGCGCGCGCCCCGCTCGGGCGCCTCCCGGAGCGCGACCGCCAGATCGGGCCCGGAGTCCAGACCGAGCACGCGCGCCATCGCCACGCCCGCCGCCACCCACGCCGACTCCGCCTCCTCGTCGAGCAGCATCGCCTGGAGCACTGGATAGCCCGCGCGGTGCGCGATGGCGCCGAGCAGCTCCGCGGCGAGCTCCGGCGCGAAGCTCCCGCGGTCGAGCGCCGCCAGGACCATTCCGGCCGCCGCCTCGTCGGGCCGCAAGCCACGCAGGCCCATCGCGACGATCCGCGCGCGCCGGGGGTCGTCGAGAGCCAGCCGCACGAGCTCGGACGCGCCGAGCGGCGGCATGTCCGACGGCAGCCCGAGCAAGCGGCGCAGCGTCTCCCAGGGCAACATCGCCGGCAGCGTAGCAAAGCCTCGGGAGAGCGCCGATACTGCCCGCATGTCAGCCTCCACCCCGCTGATCGATCGCGCCCGCGAGCTGGCCCGCGCGGCCCACGCAGAGCAGACGCGGAAGGCGGGCGACGTGCCCTATTTCACGCACCTCGAGAGCGTCGCGGAGATCCTCGTCGCGCACGGTCACGACGACGAGGTGACGGTGGCCGCGGCCTACCTTCACGACCTGCTCGAGGATCAGCCCGCGCACGCGCCGCGGCTGCGCGAGGAGATGCCGGCCGAGGTCGTCGCGACGGTGGAGGCGCTGACCGAGAAGAAGACCGACGGGCGCGGCAAGACGCGCGACAAGCGCGCGCGCTTTCGCGACTACGTGGCCGGTCTGAAGGAGGACACCGAGGCGGCGCGCCGGGCGATCCCGATCAGCTGCGCCGACAAGATCCACAACACGCGCAGCCTCGTGTCGGCCGAGCGGGAGGGGCACGCGCTCCTCATGCGCCTGAGCACGCGGCCCGGACAGCACGAGGCCCAGCTGACGACCCTGCGCGCGATCTACGCGGGCCGCGTCCGCCCGGCGCTGCTCGCGTCGTTCGACGAGGCCAAGAACGCGCTGCTCGACACCCTCGCCGCGTGGCTCCCCGGCTGGGCGGTGACGATCTGCGCGCAGGCGCATCTCGGACAGTTCGACAAGGCCGGCCAGCCCTACGTCTACCACCCGCTCCGGCTCGTGCTCGCGGCGGACACGCCCGAAGCGCGCATGGCGGCGGCGCTGCACGACGTGGTGGAGGACAGCCCCTTCTGGACCGTCGAGCGCCTCGCGGACGAGGGGTTCCCCGAGACGGTCCTCCGCGCGATCGACGCCCTGTCCAAGCGCGACGGGGAGAGCTACGACGACTTCCTCGCCCGCGTGGAGGCGGAGCCGCTGGCGACCCGCGTGAAGCTGCTCGACCTGGCGGACAACGCGGATCTGTCGCGCCTCGCTTCACCGACCGACGCCGACCGGGCGCGCGTGGAGAAGTACCGCCGCGCGATCGCTCGCCTCGAGGCGGCCTCGAAGCGGCGCTCGCTCCGGATCGCGCTCGACGACGCGAGCCGAGCGGCGCTACGCGCGCGCGCCGTGCATCCCGTCGTGCGGGGGACCCACGTGACGCTGGTCCACCGCGTCGACCCCGACACCTTCTCTCCCGCCTGGATCCCGGGCGGCGCGGCGGTCGGCGACGAGGTGGAGCTCCAGGTCGTCGGAGAGGTGCGCGACGAGGCCGTGCAGGCGCTCGTGGTCGCGATCGGCGGCGAGACGCGACGCCCCGAGGACGGCGGCGTGCTGCACGCCACGGTCAGCCGCGCGCGAGGCGCCCGCTCGAGAGACAGCAACCGCCTGCTGCGCGACGCCACGCCCGAGCCGGTCGACCTCGGGGCGCCGGGCGATGTGCTCCGCGGTAGGGTCCAGTGGGTGGACTCGTAGGTGGAAGATAGCGCCCTGCACGGATAAGCTCCGGGCTGCCCTTTTCTCGAGAAGCGCCTCACTTGTCATCCACGCCCGATACGCCCTCCACGGACCCGCCCGCCGATCCGCTCCTGGGCACCCTCGTCGGCGACCGCTATCGCATCCTCGAGCCGCTCGCGCGTGGGGGGATGGGGCGCGTCTACCGGGCGATGCAGGTGCAGCTGAGCCGCGAGGTCGCGGTGAAGGTCCTCGACACGGCCGGGGACGTGGAGCCGCGCCTGCGCGAGGACTTCACGCGTCGCTTCCTCCTCGAGGCGTCGTCGCTCGCGAAGCTGAACCACCCGAACACGATCGTCATCTACGACTACGGCCAGGTCGACGACGACACGTACTTCATCGCCATGGAGCTGCTCACGGGGCGCACCCTGCGTCAGGTGATGAAGGACGGCCTGGTCGACGCCGAGCACGTGATCAAGATCGGCGCGCAGATCGCCGCGAGCCTCGCGGAGGCGCACGATCAGGGGCTGATCCACCGCGACCTGAAGCCGGGCAACATCTTCCTGACCAAGCGCGGGGACGACCCGGAGTTCGTCAAGGTGCTCGACTTCGGGCTCGTGAAACACCGCCCGGAGACCGGCCTCGACGCCAGCCACACCGGCTTCATGGTGGGCACGCCCAAGTACATGGCCCCCGAGCAGATCGTGGGGGATCCGGTCAGCCCGGCGACCGACGTGTACGGCCTCGGCGCGACCCTCTACCACGCGCTCGCGGGGCGTCCTCCGTTCGAGGCCGACAACCGGTTCGAGCTCCTCGTCAAACACGCCGACGTCGATCCGGACCCGATCAGCGAGGTCTCCGCCGCGCAGCTCCCGGACGGGCTGGAGCAGGTCATCTTGCGATGCTTGCGCAAGCGGCCCTCGGAGCGCTACGCGTCGATGCGCGAGGTGGCGCACGCCCTGCTGGCCTGCTCGACCCGCTCGGGCTCCTGGCCGCTGGGCGGTCTGATCAGCGCGCCAGGGCTCCGGGAGGAGCCCGAGACCGACGACTCCACGCGCGTGTCCAAGCCTCGCCCCCGGCCGACGCCCCTGGAGACGGCGGAGGCGCCGTCGCAGAGCGGCGTGCGCGCCTCGACCCCCGCTCCCGTCGCTCCGGCCACGCCCGCGCCGGTGGCCGCGCCCGCGGAGGCGCCCCGGAGCCAGCGGACCCTGCTCGCCCTCGTCGTGGGCGCGCTCGCGCTCAGCGCGCTGGCCGTGGGCTTCGTGGTCTATCGAGGGCTCGAGGCGCCGGCCGCCCAGCCCGCGCCTGCGCCGCCGCCGGTCGTCGCCCCCCCGCCCGAGCCTGCTCCGCCGGAGGAGGCGAGCGAGGCCACGCCGGCCGCGCCCGTCGACACGGTCGTGAGGTTGACCACCGAGCCCGAGGGAGCGCAGGTCCGTCGAGACGGGCGCGATCTCGGCGACGCGCCGCTGAATCTGGTGATCCCGAGCGGGGAGATCTGGACCCTCGACGTCTCGGCGCGGGGCCACGACGATCGCACGCTGACGGTGCGCGGTGGGCAGCGAGAGCTGCACGTGCGACTCGAGCCGACGCGCATCCAGCGTCCGCGACGGCCGAGCGCGGGCGAGCGGGACCGTCCCCGCACCGACCGTCCCCGCACAGACAATCGCGATCCATGGGCGGAGGAGCCGTGATCCGCGCGATCGCGTACCTCTCCCTCGTCGCCCTCCTGCTCGCCAGCGTCTCGACCGCGGAGGCGCAGCGCCGACGCAGGCTCTCTCCCGACGAGCGGCGGGCGCGGGAGCTGTTCACGCTCGGGGACGAGTCGTACGCGAACGGGCGCTACGACGCCGCGATCGCCGCGTTCGAGGAGGCCTACCGACTCAGCGAGCGGCCGCTGCTCTTGTTCAACCTGGCCAACGCGCAGGAGCGGGCCGGGTATCTGCGCGACGCGGTGAGCAGCCTCGAGCGATACCTGCCGCATGCGCGTCGGAGCGAGCGCGACGAGGTCGAGAGCCGGCTCGTGGCGCTGCGAGAGCGCGTCGCGGAGGAGGACCGCGCCGAGGCAGCGGCGCGCGCGGAGGCCGAGGCGGCGGAGGCGGCGGAGGCGGCGAGCGCGGCCGAAGCGGCGCGCGCGCCCGAGCCGTCGGAGCCGGCGGTCGTGCGGGGGCCGGATCTCTTGCCCGCCTCGCTCGTCCTCGGCGGGGGCGGAGCGTTGATCATCGCCGCGGCGGTGACCGGAGGGCTCGCGCTCAGGGCCCGCGACACGGCGAGCGCCCACTGCGTCGACGGCCTCTGCAGCGTGGAGGCCGAGGGACCCCTCGCCACCGACGAGGCGCTCTCGATCACGACCGACGTGCTCGCGGTCACGGGCCTCGCGGCGGCGGGGCTGGGCGTCTACCTGCTGGTGGACGCGCTCTCTCGCGGCGAGTCGACCGAAGCCTCCGTGGACGTCGCGATCGGCCCGAACGGCGGCGCGCTCTTCGCGAGAGGACGATTCTGAATGCGGCGTCTCGGGTGGGTGCTCGCGCTCTCTCTGCTCGGCTCCTGCAGCCTCACGCGTGCGGACCGTGAGGCGTGTCAGAGCCACGCCGACTGTCGGCAGGCCTTCGGCTTCGGCTTCGCCTGTGGCGACGCGGGCCTCTGCCGCCCCGTGCCCATGCACCCGCGTTGCCAGTCCACCTACCCCGCGGACCTGAGGGCGGAGGGCTTCGGCGACGCTTTCGTGGTGGGGAGCATCATCGACTCGACCGTGGACACCCACATCGCGCGCCAGAACGCGGTGCGGCTCGCGTTCACCGAGGTGCGCGACCTCGGCGGCCTCGACGGTCGCGAGGTCGGCCTGGTGTTCTGCACCAACGCGGTCGAGCCGCGCCTCGACGACCTGACCCAGACCGAGGCGAGCGCCGCCGTCGCGGCGTTTCTGGAGGACGAGCTCGGCGTCCCCGTCATCCTCGGCCCGCCCTCGAGCGACGCCGCGCGCGCCGCCTATGAGGCGACGGACGAGGCGCTGCTGATCTCCCCCTCCGCCTCCAGCTCGGCCCTGACCACGCTGGAGGGCGACGCCACCGACGAAGCACCGGGCCGGCTCTGGCGCACCGTCGCGCCCGACGCGCTGCA from the Sandaracinaceae bacterium genome contains:
- a CDS encoding protein kinase yields the protein MAASIPEEHRRGRYLLSQRLGVGDVAEVYLAQLEGEGGFRRDIVLKCLRPELGREPERVRLFLEEANLVAQLRHPNIVQALDLSRDGADYFMALELVDGPSLANLIGYTRGVGTRIPVEMGAHVIAEAARGLHYAHEAQGAEGQGVVHRDVRPGNILISQLGEVKVADFSAALSSSSRWAARSRMRGSGYVAPEQTAGGELDRRADIYALGVVLWEIGTGRPLVSNEAGPEGPIDIPPPSELDERLDFRFDAIVARATAPDPRDRYATAHELADALRDWLSAFGRPTGREELADWMTTACPDLGPGGLTPLEATTDSGVFPTPTETVAPPPPDPDLPETEDALLGRDEELRAMDGAIVRGRRVLCLSGRGGVGKTRAAVTWAAQVRDTTGARAVFCDAQQARTAEDAAHLVIAKLAPSSVQPRGSRDPVQDAGELLASAGPSVVVFDQLDQLLEEAGGLFTPWLERAPEAIFVITSREPPKLAQAEQIALEPLAGSYGDELRGPAADLFFARLEEVGGEEAVQRWRDPERLREVERVLRRLDGLPLAIVVTAARAANETPSGMAAELRPSSPGVVEDVTEAALRDAWNDCNGEERSALLQCSVFHGSFTGISATAVLRVESAPKALAALVDKSLLLQEGGRFRLHQSVRDLCASVTDPVLVEAARERHAAYFLDAGEGLLSSLRGPGAGRAFALLGTAEAELRGIHGLAVAQRDGDRAMRAALCLEPTLARRGDHRSLVALLELARSAGPRPSLAARGALAEARAHGWQFDFQPALEAANRGLDLAKNAGEPELMAEARSELAMVEVRCGQGTDAAKRYRDALAAMREAGDRRGEGVVLLRLANLLSEQGETQAATMMYRVALEASRDAQDRVYEGITLSNLGAQLLDDGRPDQAHQALYLSEEIFRELGEERYGAVSRGLIGYAVALQGSWEQGAEAVERAVETLQRIGERGVIVFFLGVLVSARARLGDDAAARKWAAHMTGVAASLRGTPVEHITGLRKGHIELLDAAKAAAEGDRVEATRLIESARARAQSAPRDVLTTLRIAAADLWEHSEQVEDEILPTRRRKSSLGRIRLVKRPDDP
- a CDS encoding cytochrome b5 domain-containing protein, with amino-acid sequence MADETVGSREIRVCVAGPPGGCTLLPRREPGPLAVGFRGSRGSQLFHYFGYGSNMSATSLAAKGVESDRAEPAILRDWRLAFTVPNFFAIEGCTGNIVPDEGRAVHGVLYACDDRYLPVLDELEAVDVAYARRELEVETYDGERRVAYVYVGLPARVVPEGHPSLRYRNILVQGARDAGLRDDYVEWLRDLPVVQRPEPPPFEHPVEGELLTPEQLASRSSHVALAGAVFDMSKAPPEHAYLERLFAGRDATLFFLKRMDTSDGSETLAEISEGKLTDEQRGYLDGYLHEFERVYRYVGRLQYGPRKTGRAERIASAARAAHTFDPSKAHERHGEILVPSRRVLTDAEQTNRRLGHENLGFLSEVHGFAPIEPPRLGLPSSHAAWDEAMADLTGLYRTLGLRRRIDRMEVLPADPDHLDDAHLLRAGAVLGMLAHAYWYVETQPPERLPPSLSEPWAEVRRRLHRPQEVLSYIDLIVYNWRLRDPNADDPRRVENMQLAFPTVDNQEERVFYLTQFEILSRCSPVIGAVVRAQESVARDDPDGLETELHLIMEALERVVRDSLLKINPNPHGPHHVDPVVWAKTVAPFAVPFVEGVQGPSGTSSPIFNLLDTFFGRRGHATFLGKEIKALRSGYPKYWQEIIAATGEVSITDYVSRVDKPWLSGLLKDAIQVYAGQQGFLGRHRMKVYGYLELAFKVGRSVTIGGFSGVFSDRTWDQVDSELEYARKERMASFPHGAHPARVLEARKTTERGTERVQHVVLDVKGAGVRYEPGDRCYVLPESDPELIERTLKALSSSGDETIALTDEWRDAVSFRPGRERPESLTLRELLRYGRLRPVEPRMAEALHAVTQSELLFDAIREQTTERWELWDLLDMLRAEGWDPRRLVEAPLTSTEHIARVVPPEMFRAYSIASVMDEPDATAASEVHLTVGKIRYDDEGKRRLGTASSFLARVAGREEPVSIAVHHPPRFALPADPSTPVILLAGGTGISPFRSFILERARQPNAGPTWLLLGVRTREHLHYRTELQQLVREGKLRLEVAFSRDDAEVRKVQALQGVQRITVRPGEKRRVDELVLDDRIGGDLLRLLRGTTTSPPAQVYVCGHARFARSAHASLKRLLMQAERGDDATRRAAAERTLQKLAAEGRYLFEVFTDNRSWARDRTPLDVSQVVEHNDTEHGYWMVIDGSVYDVTELLELHPGGRSVLRGYTGMDATQGYMRVHEGRTEVDAMRGMFEIGKLRALDFEGVRGTVEYDGVAQTVALAALHRAWVKLTYLVVEMQNALVADHSLQLGRTTRDEPLEPRSPYRWQRAIETHQRFLHAYLDPLSGPALSDVQLMTCGLLGDPRQASALQLRLDAVRDSENARLGDAAPHELHERLEALIEDSVPPGEAAWEGLEQAVLALEELDRGLLRDLKSTLTEALRAFERHTARTLDDAGETLISVLDSVIVLIEEYHRTVRWRLTKSGLLPATIPPPRPSSSQVMLKSVVSTSLWHMVEDLDRKVVLLRRSAAPVETIHDLVEQNEMVIQSMRPEHTEWGIVVDMRQAPSRNDPEFEGAMRKLRGSVNHFKRVALLVNSATGMLQVNRLSRDEGARTTWATQSEDAALRFAAGMA
- a CDS encoding serine/threonine-protein kinase, with the protein product MSSTPDTPSTDPPADPLLGTLVGDRYRILEPLARGGMGRVYRAMQVQLSREVAVKVLDTAGDVEPRLREDFTRRFLLEASSLAKLNHPNTIVIYDYGQVDDDTYFIAMELLTGRTLRQVMKDGLVDAEHVIKIGAQIAASLAEAHDQGLIHRDLKPGNIFLTKRGDDPEFVKVLDFGLVKHRPETGLDASHTGFMVGTPKYMAPEQIVGDPVSPATDVYGLGATLYHALAGRPPFEADNRFELLVKHADVDPDPISEVSAAQLPDGLEQVILRCLRKRPSERYASMREVAHALLACSTRSGSWPLGGLISAPGLREEPETDDSTRVSKPRPRPTPLETAEAPSQSGVRASTPAPVAPATPAPVAAPAEAPRSQRTLLALVVGALALSALAVGFVVYRGLEAPAAQPAPAPPPVVAPPPEPAPPEEASEATPAAPVDTVVRLTTEPEGAQVRRDGRDLGDAPLNLVIPSGEIWTLDVSARGHDDRTLTVRGGQRELHVRLEPTRIQRPRRPSAGERDRPRTDRPRTDNRDPWAEEP
- a CDS encoding HD domain-containing protein encodes the protein MSASTPLIDRARELARAAHAEQTRKAGDVPYFTHLESVAEILVAHGHDDEVTVAAAYLHDLLEDQPAHAPRLREEMPAEVVATVEALTEKKTDGRGKTRDKRARFRDYVAGLKEDTEAARRAIPISCADKIHNTRSLVSAEREGHALLMRLSTRPGQHEAQLTTLRAIYAGRVRPALLASFDEAKNALLDTLAAWLPGWAVTICAQAHLGQFDKAGQPYVYHPLRLVLAADTPEARMAAALHDVVEDSPFWTVERLADEGFPETVLRAIDALSKRDGESYDDFLARVEAEPLATRVKLLDLADNADLSRLASPTDADRARVEKYRRAIARLEAASKRRSLRIALDDASRAALRARAVHPVVRGTHVTLVHRVDPDTFSPAWIPGGAAVGDEVELQVVGEVRDEAVQALVVAIGGETRRPEDGGVLHATVSRARGARSRDSNRLLRDATPEPVDLGAPGDVLRGRVQWVDS
- a CDS encoding tetratricopeptide repeat protein; its protein translation is MIRAIAYLSLVALLLASVSTAEAQRRRRLSPDERRARELFTLGDESYANGRYDAAIAAFEEAYRLSERPLLLFNLANAQERAGYLRDAVSSLERYLPHARRSERDEVESRLVALRERVAEEDRAEAAARAEAEAAEAAEAASAAEAARAPEPSEPAVVRGPDLLPASLVLGGGGALIIAAAVTGGLALRARDTASAHCVDGLCSVEAEGPLATDEALSITTDVLAVTGLAAAGLGVYLLVDALSRGESTEASVDVAIGPNGGALFARGRF